The DNA region CTTTTCTCTTCATCCCTCTCTAAACCTCTGTAAGATGCCAGAGTGATAGCTTAGAGGCTAAAATTCCCTCCCCGGCACTCATCTTCATCCATTTAACACACACTgtacactcgctcactcacacacacacacacctgtctattATCATCATCCTAATTCATTTTTAGAACAGAAAATGACCACAAATGTGCCCCTAAACATTTATCAAACAAcctttttttagtattttttatatacactGAGAGAAaaagtgtagaaacaattttcatgcAGAAATTGCTAGGACGTTTTACAAATGATTACAAATAACTCatttaacacattgaattaaacatgacattttgaagtaataagactgaaaatgtattttcttgtaaaacataataCAGTAATCTATTTACAATTTCGAAAAATCATTCATAgcacttttttgttattatatttaagtgcttttgtcattttattagtctCTTTCTTATATTAATTGTTTATagcttaaattaattttcatttcagttttagtagttTAGGTTTTTCACaattcaaaaaagaaaataatgcatTTCAGTCCTTAAAACCATaaatacaatcaaataaaaaaaagtgttttattatacTAAAGTGCTTTATAGTATTATAaaattatactatatatacaggcttataaaaaatatatttcagttcgctgccatggcaacatttctcattaagtttttcatcaaatatttatcttttattttatatcagctTAATTTCAATAaccaaaaaacaattttaaagagTTTTAGTCAACAATAGCAAGACTGTTGTCAACTGGCAAAACAAGGTCAGAGTAATTCACTGTTTGCATATTTCTATTTACATGTGAAAGTAGGACATTTCACTACAAAGTTTGTTCCAGTTGATGCGCTGTGGTCTAAAATATGAATTCTGATTTATTTCTCCTTTTAACTGAACCTCTCCATTCCTCATTTTGTCATGAACTTGTGGGTTTTGAGGTTGCGAGGCTAAACTTGTGTCCAGTGTGTAACTCTGAGGGCTGGAGCAGGCCAGGAATCATGCTGGGGAAACTATGCCTATACCCTCAGTTGAAGAAACTTTAAAAGGTCTGACGGAAATCAATAACTACAAACAGTGAGGCCTGTGGTGTATCAGATCGTTCTGTAAACAAACCGAGCCTCCACAGAGCAGATATGCAAAGCATCAAACTCGATCCTCTCCATCAACCCAAGCTAATATGTTATGCTAAGTGTCAAAGCAGAAAACCGCAGAGCGGATCTTTTCTAGTCCATGCCTGTATGACCAGTTCAAGTGAAATATGTtacctttgcatttttttttttcattttatagttTTTCTCAATCGATTTGACACTTTTCTCCAATACAATGTACTTTTTCTCAAAACAATTAACACGTCAACAATGCTCCCATTCCATTCAAAATAATCTTGACAGTCCCAAGTTGTATGTACCCTACAATCAGAGTTAAAAATTATTTCATGTCTTCCGGTACAAGCCCCAGTACTAAACCTAGCCCTAAAATCTGACTGTTTGATAAGACTGTCAGACTTTCATGCTATCGCTGATAATAGTAGGAAGTCTACAGGTAACATTTAAACAAGTTAACTTTATAACCTATGCTTCAAGTGGTCTACTGCTTACTTTTACCAACTACACCCCAACCTACTGTATGATACTGATTATAAGAAAAGTTGTAAAAATATAAGAAAtcataagaaaaaaattactagGATCACAGGTACAAATAAAGAGTTTGAAATCCTGCTTATGAAGCAGGATAACAAGGAGATCAAATAGATGATCATAGATTATAGGAAAGGGAGGAGACATCCACGTGACTGCAGTGCAGGGGGTCACACCAGTGGGTATTacattgcaaagaaaaaaaacaactaactGTCTAATTCTCCTAAAAACTGTTCAAATATGTCACAGGAGCATCCTGATTGCATCACAGGCTGGTATGTGAGCTGCTGTGCCCTGAAGTGCTGTGCTGAACAATGCAATCAAATCAGCGGAGGTCATTACTGCTTTTGAGCTGCCCAAACATACAAGACTTCAGTTCGATGTCTTAAGCAGATCAGATCTATTCCTAAAGACCTTAGTTATATAGACTTATTTCACTTGCACCTTCTGCCAAATGGTATCAGAATATTCAACCAAGGACCAACAGACTATAAAAGCAGCTTCTATGTGGAGGAAATGAGGCTACTAAATTGCTGCAGTCACCCATCACTGATTCATATGCATAAAGGTTGACATAACCTTACCAGCGCTGTTTGAGTTAtggatgtaaataataataaaaatgtaataaattatatttagaacGATGATTTTAAAATCATGATTTTACATCACGATCAAACATTTCTAGGCGTCAAGCGAGATAAAGCTGCATGTGTTGTAATAAGTTTTACCAGCAGATGGCAGTACATACTAAAGAAATTACTAAGAAGCTTTACTCATAGGCTATATGAGTGTGGAAATATTTCATGGTTATTATATTAACTGAATATAtactaaaaaataacaataataataactaagTCGCAACATCAAACAAATAGTCTTATATTATATCCATAATATTTGAGTTTGATATTTGTAGtagtaattaattaaattgaaattggTTTTGATTTGCCATCCTCCACTTATAAATTCCTGAATtgaattcataattttttataacaatataatattttcCTGTTCGTATGCATGTTGTACAATTTTAAATCATGTTCACTTAATAGCTACATTGAACTAACAGAACAGAAGGCGTGAAATTATGACATTTAGTCTAATTAAATAGACTTGATTAAAAtggtttcattttaaatgtttgttgttttactttttttatttatttttttctcgccTTAGACCCCCGCCCcctccccaaacacacacacacacacacacacacctctccccTTTGCACCCGCAGCTCGCAATGCATCTGACTGCGTTAATCTGTTTGTTTTTCAAAGCGGTACAGTAAACACTGATGCTCGCGCAAGTAAGCATGCGTGTTTACGTCCTCCTTTAACTAATCGATTCTGCCTGCCATGTGACCACGTAACCCGCTCACGCGAGCGCCGAGTTGCATGATCCGCTTTAAGTTATTTAAAGTCCGCTGCTCCAGCTCGCAGTTGACACGGGAGTTGCCATGGCGAGCGGCGGCGAGCAGAAGGTGGTGCTGATCACCGGCTGCTCCTCCGGGATCGGACTGCGGATCGCCGTGCTGCTGGCCAGAGACGAACTGAACCGTTACCATGGTAAACGCGCTCATTTGCGTTCTAATTCCTTCAGCGCTCAAACTTCTAGCTATAGAACGTTCTATTTCTGCTTAGAATATTTCAGAACGTCCTCAGATTCTAGAAGTTCGCAGTACATTTACACATGCTTACAGTCGCTATGAATCGATAGCATACAAGTCTTATTTTGTAACGCAACTGTTGGACATTTTCATTACATAACaagatgtatgtatgtaaattgtCTCTTCATCCCCAAACGTAAGATTCTACATTCAATTTTCTCTAGCTGAACCCAAAGGCTCTTTGTTGTCATGTGAAAGCGCAGTTTCCAGGGCACGGCTCGCCAGGCGGAGATCATAAAGAGACTGCCAGTTCTCTTTCAAGTGACTTCTCCAGTACAAAGCTCCCTTTATGGCTGTGAATTGTAAACCGCTGCCCTGGTTTAGTGCCGTGTCTAATGCGCCCATAGTTCACACACTGGAATGAGTGTTGGGAGAGGGACAAAGTTGGAGACCTGTACAAGTGAGGGCCATCTGAAGACTTCATGTGCACTTGGTGCAGGGCAAAACCATTGGACGTTTTTTATTTCCTACTCAGCTGCATCCAGAGACTCATTAATGTCAGTCAAATACAATGTGTTTGGTTTACAGCAGAGGCCCTTGGTGGATTAAGAGATAAATCCTGTATATAGTACATTATATGCTGCTTACTGTACACATATTGATGTACAGTCCTGTAGCCTACTAATAATCTACATTACACTTGAATTATACGTTCTTCTTTAGCTTTGGTTTGTTATTATAGTCATTTTAATATAAAGTCTGGCATGTTGAAGTCCCCTTATTTTACTACACGAAAGACGTTAAAATGAAACAGAATGGGAAGTTTCCCATCCACCCATCTCTTTcattctttttcatcttttaaatgaaTTCCGTCTGAACTTTGTCCTCATTCGAAGAGTATTGCAAcagtgggaattttttttttttcagaaaaacaaaatCCTCTGAGATTAAACATTTCATTGGTTCTGGTTATAATTAGGAGCAGTGATATATGCCAACTTCaaagaagccaaaaaaaaaattccaattacAAGAGAGAGTGGCTCATTCAAGAATGTTTAATCTGCCTCAAGTCTTACTCTGAAACAACAGCTTTAACAACAAGGAGGTTGTTCTCGCAAACACATTTATGTTGTGGCCTTGTTTGGCCGCACAGGCTTTGTGTGTCGTAAgaattcatttttttctctcatcaGGTCCAATTTACGCTTTATAAATTTATCTAGTTTAAGCAGACAGGAATGCAGATTTCCCAGCAGCTGCGTCTCCATCATCACCTTACAGATGCATTACATTCTACTCATGCTTACTGGATCTTGTCAACAGCAGCTGGGCTGTGACTGATCATGCAGGCTGTCTGTTTACAGAATGACCCTTCAACACTTTGATCCGCTTTGGAGGCTCCTCAGCCTCATGTAAAATCAAAGATGATTTAATCAGCAGATCAAACATCAGTCCACTCAAGGTGTGGTAGTGTCACAGAGACAGACACTGTTAAAGTAACGCCTAACAGCGTCAAAGAAGCAAAGTTAGCCTATGATGTAAATCTTGAAGTTCAAACTGAataatgtctttatttatttagtggacACTTTTATCCAGCGTGACTTATAAATGAGGATTACAAGACTATTCATGCTAAGGAGGCAGTAACAGGACAATTACTGCAATACAAAGTACTACATGCTAGAAAGGAGATGAGTGGAGAAAATAcggcgcatatatatatatatatatatatatcgtatttttcggactataagtcgcacctgagtataagtcgcatcagtccaaaaatacgtcatgatgaggaaaaaaaacataagtcgcactggactataagttttAGAACCAAGACAAAACactaccgtctacagccgcgagagggcgctctatgtcttcagtgtagactacaggagcactgagcagcatagagcaccatctcatggctgtagacggtaatgttttctattggttccggtctcttagttcatttctctcggttcatgtcaaattaattttgattaattaattacacctgactataagtcgcaggaccagccaaactatgaaaaaaagtgtgacttatagtccggaaaatacggtatatatatatatatatatatatatatacagtacagaccaaaagtttggacacaccttctcattcaaagagttttctttattttcatgactatgaaaattgtagagtcacactgaaggcatcaagggctatttgaccaagaaggagagtgatggggtgctgcgccagatgacctggcctccacagtcaccggacctgaacccaatcgagatggtttaggggtgagctggaccgcagacagaaggcaaaaaggccaacaagtgctaagcatctctcgaggaactccttcaagactgttggaagactatttcaggtgactacctgttgaagctcatcaagagaatgccaagagtgtgcaaagcagtaatcaaagcaaaaggtggctactttgaagaacctagaatatgacatattttcagttgtttcacatttttttgttatgtatataattccatatataattccacatgtgttaattcatagttttgatgccttcagtgtggatctacaattttcatagtcatgaaaataaagaaaactctttgaatgagaaggtgtgtccaaacttttggtctgtactatatatatatatatatatatacatatatatatatacatatatatatatatatatatatatatatatacatatatatatatacctatatatacatatatatatatatatatatatatatatatatatatgtatatatatatatatagtacatatgtttggggtctgtaagattttttaaaatgtttttgaaagaagtcaatcAAGCTGATTTTAACCCCTTTAATcaataataatgaaacaatatTGCTACTGTATTTGTAtggcatttattcctgtgatgcaaaacaaaATTTTCAGCACAATTTctgtagtcttcagtgtcacatgaatcttcagaaatcattctaatatactaatttgctcctcaagaaacagttattattagtagtagtattatccaTGTTAAAACCATTGTGCTGCTTACTTTTTTTGTGCAAACCGAAGGTTTTTTTCCCAAGAttttctgatgaatagaaagtttaaaagaacagcatttatgagaatataaatcttttgtaacactgtTAATATCTTTACTGTTGCTTTTGATAAAttttgcatccttgctgaatacatttttttttaattgtactgaccccaaacttttgaatgcattacagCCAATCACTAATATCACACTGTTGATCTAGATAAGGATAACACTGATTACTCCAAATCCACCTACAAGAATTACAGATGAATGATGTTCAGCAAGCTTATTATAACATCTGGGATTGGTGCTTGATTTAGGTCAGTGTCCCCTCAGGTGTTCAAAGTGCAAAGTGCATTAAAAAGTCTTCAGCTTATCTTTCTGCCATAGTTTAATTAAGCAACACTTACCACTGATTAGACTTGAGTGCTTTGTTCGAGTCAGCATATATGTCAGCGCAGAAAAAGATAAAAGGgatcaaattaaatcaaactgCAATCTCCTGCGGTGATTTTAGGACAAAGCGTCTCAGAGTCAACTCAAGTCATCTTTATTATAGCACTATAAACAGtttaaagcagcttcacagtaataaagaATTGGGGATGCAAACTTCTTCGaatatgagaaaaataaaaaaatcagctttaaaaAGACAACTGTCATTATTCCACTCTCTATGTGTAGATATATTAGTCCTTAATTTTGATGATTCTCTGTCACTTGTCTTGAAGTTATTGCCACTATGAGAGACCTGAGAAAGAAGGACCGGCTGGTGGAGGCGGCGGGTGACACATACGGAAAGACCTTGACACTGCTGTCCTTGGATGTGTGCAGTGATGACTCAGTCAGGCAGTGTATTGACAGTGTAAAGGACCGCCACATCGACATTCTCAGTGAGTGCACACTGCCTTTGACCTCATATAGGCTTTGTTCATACTGCAGgggaaatctgatttttttttagatgggctatttaaaaaaaaagggcttgtataaaaaaatagaaaaaacactGGTTGCAATAGTAATGAGACAAACCTGTGCAGCTTCACCTTGCAAGAATTTAGCAAAGGATGTTTTGCCAATGATcatgtttcattagcaaacaataaaatatactgaaactgTGGATAcagttaaagggatggttcacccaaaaatgagtttTTTCAAACCTGTTTGTATTTCAGTTTGATTCACATTTACTTGTATTGCGCTTTTCACAACACATagttttaaagcagcttcacaAGAATGTTTCTAGTTTACAAATAAAGAGAGATTGGTCATCAGAGGTGACTTAAAGTAATGTCCTTATGACAAAACACATGTACAGTTCTAAATTTGTACAAATCATGCAGTTATAGTTAACAATAAACACTTTAAAGCGGTGATCTCATGATGTGATTACAACGGTCACATAATGACCACCTGTTGTTTTTGTTCTTGCCGAAACACCTATTGTATTAACCTTTCACATGACGAATAAGAGAGACACACAAATCCTATTTGACTGTTCAGACTCGAACGTACAGTATTAACAAAAAACTTTAATAGGATTTCAAACGAGTCCACGTTCGAAGGCTTGCATCAGGCTTAAACAAATTGGATTTCATGTTTTCAGCATGTTCAGGCTACAGAAAAAGACACTGAGTTGGATTgagcaaataaaatatttgttctaCCTACGAACACATTTCATTGTCTGCTCGGTCAATTTAATGTAACAGTTTGAGAATTGAGGCTACAGATGTCTAGACAACTAGAATAAGCATGTGCTGactgatattatttaaaaagatatGTGGTCACCATAGATTAATACTAGCCTAGAGCCTCAGAGAACAGTCAAGACCATAACCACCTGTCCTTCCTCTCTGATTGTCCAGTTAATAACGCAGGCGTGGGTTTGCTGGGCCCTGTGGAGAGCATCAGCATGGATGACATGAAGAAAGTGTTTGAGACCAACTTCTTCGGAACTGTGCGCATGATAAAAGAGGTCATGCCGGACATGAAGAAGAGGCAATCCGGCCACATTATCGTCATGAGCAGCGTAATGGGCCTGCAGGGTATGATGGACAAACCTTCTGTGTGTCACACAGCTGAATGCTTGACAGTCCAAGGGACAATAGAGCCATTCACAGTTATGCACTTAGCTGAAGAGCATTATGACAGTCAGATATTGCACATATGGTTTGGGCCACTTTGAGAGGGCAGCAGAACAATGACATGATCACTGAATATGTCTCTGTTGACCTCACCTGCAGGTGTGGTATTCAACGATGTCTACACGGCCTCTAAGTTCGCCATAGAGGGCTTCTGTGAGAGTATGGCTGTGCAGCTGCTGAAGTTTAATGTGAAGTAAGTGATCCGAAGTCTTATGATTGAAAGCCCGTGCATGTCAGGTCTGAAATTTTAGCATGCAAAAGTGAACAACAAGGTTTAAAACCATAACAATGAACAtatcaatgaaatatcaaatTGCGATGATATATGTTTATAAATGTGAGGTTCAGCAAATGAGAAAAGAATGAGACCGAAGTAGTTTTGTGTgatgttgtataaatatattatactcATGTTATTTAGCTACACTTACAACACTGGTTTAGTGCCATTGAGAGTAATCTCATAATCCTCAAGAATCTTTGTCAGGGAACTCTAGGCCACAGGAtgagttaaaaatatttaaataaattaatttaaatctgaataaaacattttttcaaaatgtacTGAAGTACATACAGCTCTTCTGGAATCAAAAAACATGCTGtggttaattaaaatatattgataCTCTGtttttgttgattaaaaaaaaagtgtttaaaataagCAGTTTTGCTATAGTTACAGCAGAAATATTGGAAATATCTCTCCACTACAAAAAATATAACTTTCTCTGGAAAAAAATGCTAGTAAATTAAATAGAAAGAAACAGCAATTAACacagaattaaacatgaaatgttgACATAGAAAGACTCCAactgtattttcttgtaataCAACATTTTCCACCTTTGTTTTATTTCTATCTTTGAACAGTAATTTTCTGCAGTGAATATGGAGAGGcccttgaatattttttttttcgagGAAAAAAAAGGgggattttatttttaaccatatGAATTTACTCTCATTTAAATGCCTATAATGAGATTTGGTCTCAAGATtaattgactgatttatttacATGGTTCTACAAACTTGTTGTGCTCACCAGACTTGGCATATAAACAGGCTTTTTATAATCCATTGGCATTAAAGTGTGCTATGGTGCTAATGTAGCCTTCCTTCTATACTCCTAGACTATCTCTGATTGAGCCAGGCCCAGTGCATACAGAGTTTGAAACAAAGATGATGGAAGAGGTGGCCAAGATGGAGTATCCAGGAGCAGATGCAGACACGGTCAGATACTTCAAGGATGTGTACATACCATCGTCCATCGATATCTTTGAGGCACTGGGACAAACCCCTGAGGACATTGCTAAAGTATGTGTTTGACTGCAAACATACAAACTCTAGAAATTCATTACATTGTAAACAAGCTCTAATGTTTCTACGCTACCCTTTAAGTCTCCACAGATTTTTCATTTATACACTAAACCTATTACTATTATTCTCTTCTTAATTACCCACGATCCAGTGCACCAAGAAAGTGATTGAATCCAGCCGTCCCCGATTCCGCAATCTGACCAACAGCCTCTACACACCGATTGTGGCCATGAAATACGCGGATGAGAGCGGAGGACTCTCAGTGCACACTTTCTACAACCTGCTCTTTAACTTCGGCTCACTTATGCACATCACCATGAGCATCCTCAAATGCCTGACATGCAGCTGCCTGCGCAGACGCACTATCTCTCCTGACTGAAGAGGGCAGCAGTGAGAAGCACACGCTCCCAATTCCCTCAGTTTACAGCAGAACGGACACAACTCAAAGCAGCAAACAATAGAATATAATACCTCAAAGGAATAATCCACATTAAACACACATGAATcagctggatttttttttcttcacgtaATCAAGTGAATTAGACATTGTTTTAAAGTAGTATGCTGGTTTAAGTTATTACCATGATTGTCAGTTTTGGAGCATTtttgcatttacaaaaaaataactagTTCATGAAATCAAACCATACACTATAACAGACGCTCATGATGGTCATGATTGAACTGACAAAGAATCACATAGCTGCCTTTATTTGTACTAATGATTTACAATGTCTGTTAAACTCTGACAGAGTTAACATTGATGGAATTTTCCAGCACTCCATGTTTTCACTGTCGTATGGTAGGAGGCACTATTAGACGTCTTCTGAAAGAGTCTGGATCAAAACACGACTGGCAGAGACCCATCTGGGAAGAAGACAAGTCTGAAGCTCGGAGGGCAGAGGACTGATGCATTGCTGTTGCCTGAAGTTTTTTATCGAGGACTGACTACTGAGGAGTCAAAATATAAACTTGGGAAGACTGAGGACTGTGAGGTTTAGTTATTGAGAATAAAGTAAATTTGGGTGTTGTGGGGAACTGGGATTTTTGACCAAAGGTCTGTATAGGTAAGAGATGGCAGGGAAAGAAACAGACAGTACGAGTATGGATTGCAGTGAGGGAGATGAGAGGAGAGTAAATGAGCGGGAGAGAATGTAGAAAACTTAGATAGCATCGTGTAAGATGAATGACAAAAGGAGTAGAGAAAAAGGAAacttgtattaatttaattttaggggAAAAGTCTACCGAAGGAGGAGCTCTGTTTGTAAAGGCCTATTAAAagttttattgtaaaatgaatatttgttgtgttcatttatttgattCTCAATTAAAATACCAATACACTGTACA from Carassius carassius chromosome 1, fCarCar2.1, whole genome shotgun sequence includes:
- the rdh8a gene encoding retinol dehydrogenase 8a; this encodes MASGGEQKVVLITGCSSGIGLRIAVLLARDELNRYHVIATMRDLRKKDRLVEAAGDTYGKTLTLLSLDVCSDDSVRQCIDSVKDRHIDILINNAGVGLLGPVESISMDDMKKVFETNFFGTVRMIKEVMPDMKKRQSGHIIVMSSVMGLQGVVFNDVYTASKFAIEGFCESMAVQLLKFNVKLSLIEPGPVHTEFETKMMEEVAKMEYPGADADTVRYFKDVYIPSSIDIFEALGQTPEDIAKCTKKVIESSRPRFRNLTNSLYTPIVAMKYADESGGLSVHTFYNLLFNFGSLMHITMSILKCLTCSCLRRRTISPD